GTCTCCATCATTATCTCATCCTTAAGTATCTTTGATGCAGGTCCAGCTAGGGCAAAGGATATTACGAAGAGCACTATAAATAACAAAACAACCAGCGTTGCTGCTCTAACGGCAAGCGTCCTTGCAAGACCCATCGAACTTGAAGAAACTTCTCGCGTTATTTAAGCCTTACTAACGTTATGTAGCCCAATCTAGAATAAATATAAGAAAGAATTTTGATTAATTTTATCGTTTTACAAAAATAATTATCTTCTTCTCCTAATAGCCAGCCAAGCACCAACCGCAACTATTATCACAACTATAATCACTATTATAGCTATTAATAATGTTGTGCTCATTGCTGGTGTCTTCTTGGGCGGTGGAGGTGGCGGTGGAGGTGGTGGCGGAGGTGGTGATACCGTTAGTGATGTTACGTACTGAGTAGGTATCTTCACGACATTAGTGAACGCATATAACAATAATTCATAGGTACCTGGTGTCAGTGTTGCAGTTACGTTACTCGGTATTGTTATTGTTAAAGTTCCAGGTGTTGTTGATGATGCAAGTGTCTCATAGATAATCTGCCCAGTGGCTGGGTTAACCAGGTATACATAGGCCTCTGGATTACCAACAGCACTTATGCTTACCGTTAATGTGGCTGTGGTATTGGCAGTTATTGTTGACGGGGACACTGAGGATATACTTGGTATTAAGTTCGTTGGTACTGATGTAACGCCCAACTTAACGAAGACTTGGTTAAACCAATACGTGTAGTTGTACGGATAGCTACTCCAACTAACGAGTATGGCTGACTGTGGCGTTACCGTGGTTATACTCTTTAGTATGTACGGTCCATTACTAATCCAGAGATTACCATATGTGCTGTAGAAGTTAAGGGCGTCCTCATAGTCCTGTATAGCCGTTGCAGTTGCATTTGATCCAAGGAAGTTCTGACCATTTATTATAGCCCACGAACCATTATCCCATATGTACCCAGTCTTAATCCAGTTCTGTAGTACGCTTGCTAGGTATTGGTTAAATGATGATGACCTGAAGTCAGCCTCTGGTATACTCAGTGACTGAGCCTCACCACTCGTGAATGCGTACTTACCCTGCTGATATGCGTAGAACTCAAGGGCGAGGTCAACCCATGGATTAGCAAATGATGGGAAGCCAGGTGCATAGTAAGCTGCCACGAAGTTGGGGTCTGGGAACCAGTAGTTGCCGTAAATCACCACCGTGCCATTCGGGAAGAACTGCATACCAACAATTGAGCTTACTGTTGGTGATATTATACCACCAACATCGCTCGCGGTTGCTTGGTTAGGGCCTAGGTCTGGTGCTCCAGTTGTCGTTGTTGCCGCTAGGTCAAACCATGTGTAGTAGTAGTAGATTATGTCAGCCATGGTTATTGGTTGACCATCCTGCCAGTACTGGCCAAGCCATGTACCGTTGAAGTACAGGTAAACGATGGATTTGGCGTACTGTCCAGGACCAACATCTTGCCACTGCTTAGTAGTTGCATTCCAAAAGACTGCGTTAGACGGTACTGGGAATACTGCTGAACCATTCGGGCTTAGTATTGCATTCCAAGCACCCCTAATTGGCATTGGCTCGCCAGTGAATGGGTTGTAGAAGGCGAATGGATCGCTCGTGAACTCCTGAATGACGTCATATGAGTAGGTATCTATTGAGACGAACCATCCGAAGTTATTCCATGGGAATTCACTAACGTGGAACATGCCGACATTAAGCACATTGGGATGAGTCGTTGAGTATGCGAACTTAATGCCTAGAGGCCACTCAAGGCCGAATATGCTTGGCATCCAGTTGGTTAAGTTCTGTATTGGGTATGGGAATGTGGCTGCAACGAGCCATACCCTAACAGCCTGCTGGAAGCAGTCGTATAGTGAGGTCTCTGAGTAACTCTCGAATTGCTGCAGTGATGTGAAGTTGCCCGTAGTGGCCCACATGGTTATTGTGTCAATTGTTGAGTTACTATACTGCCAATAACCAGTAACGCCCCAACCGGGCATGTCGCCAGTCCATGAGGCACAGAATGATGCACCAGCATAGGTATCCCAGGGCTCTGCGTATATTGTCCAAGCCTCGGTGTATATCTGCCACTCCATTTGTGCTGGGTTCGAACCATAAACTATTGTTAACGCCTCTGATAAGTCGCCGTATATCGGTTTAACGGTAAAGCCCACATCCTGGAGTTCAGACATAAATAATTGACCAATGGCGTATCTGAATGGATCATCCTTCCTAATGAAGAATATTATTGTAACAGGCTGTGGGGTTGTACTGTTTGGTGGTATGTAGTACCACTGGTGGTTAATGTATAGTATCCTGCCAACCCATGGATTATACATACCGTCGAAGTTCGACGTTGTGTTTATTGCCTGGAAGAGGGCGAAGATTGATTGATTAACGTAGGTTGGGTCATAGTGAATGTTTGCCTGCACAACCATTGGCTGAATTAGGAGTTGGCTGTCTATTGCGAAGGGCCCAGGCCAGTTATATACGGGTGTTGCATAGCCTGAAAAGACCTGGGTAATTATTGCGTGCCTATCAACTAGGTAATTCATTAAGAACCTGAATTGCCAATAAGCAAACGGATTAAACGTAGTATTGCTTGGATATGGGTTGAATAGTAGGTCGAAGCCTGACGTTAATGATGGACTAACCATCTGAATACCAGGTGTCGTACTTAACTGCGATAATACATTGGGCGGTAGCGCAAATGGGTTTAGATAAACATCTATTTTGCTTGATGTGAAGTATTGAACGGCCTCTGTTGGCGTGACTTCGTACAGGTTTACTGTTGATGGCATTGTTTGTTGGGCATTAACAACAAGGCCTATTACTAGTATGGCTGCGATCAGAGTTACTGCCATAAGTATGGATACGTAGTTTGTCATCCTCCTTTGTTTAGGCATATCATGTTATTTTGGATTAAGTTTTTAAACTTTTCCATGTATATTAATTATTGATTCT
This is a stretch of genomic DNA from Vulcanisaeta moutnovskia 768-28. It encodes these proteins:
- a CDS encoding ABC transporter substrate-binding protein, which encodes MPKQRRMTNYVSILMAVTLIAAILVIGLVVNAQQTMPSTVNLYEVTPTEAVQYFTSSKIDVYLNPFALPPNVLSQLSTTPGIQMVSPSLTSGFDLLFNPYPSNTTFNPFAYWQFRFLMNYLVDRHAIITQVFSGYATPVYNWPGPFAIDSQLLIQPMVVQANIHYDPTYVNQSIFALFQAINTTSNFDGMYNPWVGRILYINHQWYYIPPNSTTPQPVTIIFFIRKDDPFRYAIGQLFMSELQDVGFTVKPIYGDLSEALTIVYGSNPAQMEWQIYTEAWTIYAEPWDTYAGASFCASWTGDMPGWGVTGYWQYSNSTIDTITMWATTGNFTSLQQFESYSETSLYDCFQQAVRVWLVAATFPYPIQNLTNWMPSIFGLEWPLGIKFAYSTTHPNVLNVGMFHVSEFPWNNFGWFVSIDTYSYDVIQEFTSDPFAFYNPFTGEPMPIRGAWNAILSPNGSAVFPVPSNAVFWNATTKQWQDVGPGQYAKSIVYLYFNGTWLGQYWQDGQPITMADIIYYYYTWFDLAATTTTGAPDLGPNQATASDVGGIISPTVSSIVGMQFFPNGTVVIYGNYWFPDPNFVAAYYAPGFPSFANPWVDLALEFYAYQQGKYAFTSGEAQSLSIPEADFRSSSFNQYLASVLQNWIKTGYIWDNGSWAIINGQNFLGSNATATAIQDYEDALNFYSTYGNLWISNGPYILKSITTVTPQSAILVSWSSYPYNYTYWFNQVFVKLGVTSVPTNLIPSISSVSPSTITANTTATLTVSISAVGNPEAYVYLVNPATGQIIYETLASSTTPGTLTITIPSNVTATLTPGTYELLLYAFTNVVKIPTQYVTSLTVSPPPPPPPPPPPPPKKTPAMSTTLLIAIIVIIVVIIVAVGAWLAIRRRR